AAGAAGTCGCTCTCCAGTATGCCCAGCGACGTGAAAGCTGTGCTCGAAAGTCTCGGTGATGATGACATCCTGCAGACGCTTGGCGCGGTGCGGCAAGGCGACCGGATTACGATGACCGGCGTCATCTCGGCCGATTCGCTTTCTGACGAACGGATCACGCGGCGCGGCTTGCATTCCACTGGCGGGATCGGCCATGTCTGGCTGGCCTACGATAAGGTCCTCGACCGCGAAGTTGCTTTGAAAGAACTCAAAGCGAATCAGGTCGGGTCGGAGCTTAACCGGCAGCGATTCTTCCGCGAGGCCCAGATTACCGCCCAGTTGACGCATCCAGGCCTGGTACCAGTATACGACTACGTCGAGGACGATCGGGGCACCTACTACACGATGAAATTCGTGAAAGGCCGTACATTTGCGGAAGTTATTTCCGACTATCACGACTGGCGACGACAGCACAGTAAAACGGGCGTCTCCAGTCGCTTGGTACAGCTACTGAATCAGTTTGTCAGCATCTGTAATACGATTGCCTTTGCTCACTCGCGCCTCGTCATTCACCGCGATCTCAAAGCGGAAAACGTCATTGTCGGTGATTTCGGCGAAGTCGTCGTCTTGGATTGGGGCCTGGCCAAGAGGCTGGACGAAGGGGAATCCCCCAATGACCAGAAAGCCGTCGTTTCCGAAATGACGCTCGCCCCGGGCGAAGCACGTGAGACGAAGACGCCGTCCCAGACCATGCAGGGGGATCGACTTGGTACGCCAGCCTATATGTCTCCGGAACAGGCGCGAGGGGCAGTCGACCTTGTGGACCAGCGAAGTGATGTGTACGGGCTGGCGGCAATTCTGTACGAATTGCTGGTTGGTGAGCCGCCGTTTCTTGGCACGAGTATTGTCGCCGTGCTCGATAGCGTCATTCACGATAGCCCCAAGCCGCCCAGCGAGTGCGTAGCAGGAATTCCGCGGGAGCTGGAACTTGCCTGCTTGCGAGGGCTTGCCAAGAAGCGAGACGATCGTCAGCAGTCCGCATCGGAGTTGGGAGAGGAGATTCAGACATGGATTGCGGAACGTGCCGAGCGCAAGCGGACCGAGCAGGAACGCGAGCGGTTCTTCAACCTATCGCTTGACTTGCTGACCATCATCGACACCAAGGGTGGACTGACGCAGACGAACCCGGCCTGGGAAACGCTGCTCGGCTGGACGGAGGACGATCTTCACACGAAATCGGTCTGGGATCTAATCGATCCGGAAGACCACCCGCGGGCGATGAAGAACCACGAAAGAATCCTGTCGGGTGAGTCGCTATCAGAAATCGAGTATCGATGTCGCTGCAAGGATGGTAGCCGACGCTGGATCTTATGGAATGCGAAGCTAATTCCGGGAGAGTCGTCGATTTATCTCGTCGGGCGTGATATCACCGAACGGAAACAGGCCGAGCAGACCTTTCACGAGCTACTTGAATCGGCGCCCGATGCGATGGTCGTCATCAATGACGCCGGGAAAATCGTTCTCGTCAATTCTCAGTTGGAACGACTATTCGGTTACCCGCGTGAAGAATTGCTTGGCGGCCCTATCGAAGTACTTGTCCCCAAGCAGTTTCGCGTTAATCACCCGAAGAATGTGACGGCGTATATGGCAGCGCCAAGCGTCCGGCCAATGGCATCCGGGCTGGATCTGATGGGAGAGCGAAAGGATGGCACAGTCTTTCCCGTGGAAGTCAGTCTGAGCCCTGTCGAAACAGAACAGGGGCGTCTGGTTTCCTGTGCCGTTCGCGATACGACGGAACGCAAGAAGGAACGGCAAGAGCTGCAAGCGCTTCTCGAATCGGCGCCGGATGCGATGGTAGTGGTAGACGTGAACCGCCGGATCAAGTTCGTTAATTCGCAAACCGAACGAATCTTTGGTTTCGGTAGATCCGAACTCCTGGGAGAAGTTATCGAGATTCTCATGCCGGAACGCTTCCGTGCTGGTCACCCCGAGAAGTTCGCCTCCTTCGTCAACGATTGTCACGTGCGTCCCATGGGGGCTGGCCTTAAGCTGTTTGGCCGGCGCAAGGATGGTTCCGAGTTCCCCGTCGAAATCAGCCTCAGCCCGGTAGAAACGGACGACGGACTGTTGATCTCATGTGCGATTCGGGAAGTGAGTCATCGAGAATAGCGTTTCCGTCAGCGGGCCAAACGGCCCGTGGGCCGAACCGTACGCCGAGGACTGGTCGCGTCAAAGACAACCTGCGGTGACGATCCAGGCGTCATCTCCAACGGACAAGGCTTGCGTCGACGTGACATTCGACACTGGAAATTAACCGTACGCAATCGGCGAGGGAAATCGCGTTCCGACCGCTTGTGTTATTCCCAAGAACTTTTGGGGGAAACGATTGATTGTACGATGATTCCTGCGATATCCTAAAGCTTGATGGTCGGCTCAGCTTCACGTGTTTTGCAATTTGAATCATCTTTTCGCCCGACAGTCTCGTGTTCGATTCGGAATCAACGGAATCCGACAGCGCTTCGCCGTGGTCGCGTGACATTTGTCCGCCGATTCACCGCGACGGGCGTATCTTGACTTGCGAGCATTCGACTCGCCTCCCTTGGCTGTTTCCGCTCACGGCTTGGAACACCAAGCTTAGCCGCGACGTTGGGCGTCGTCGCCTACGATACGCTTCTGCGGCTTCCCACCCCAATAATCGACAGTTAGCATCCGTATCATCGGAGAACATAGCATGAAACGCATAGGTATTACCGTCGCTGCACTGTTTGTCTTGATAGCGGGCGCCCTGCCCGCTTTCGCCGATCAGGCCAGTGACGAAGCGCTGATCCGTAAGTCAGTTCAAGATTACGTCGAAGCGTTCAATTCGGGAAATGCGAAGCTATTGGCTTCGATGTGGTCGCCCGATGCGGTCTACACCAATCCCGACAGCGGCGAGCAAGTGGTCGGACAAGAGGCGATTGAGGCGCAGTTCGCCGAGATCTTTGAAACGAACAAAGGCATCAAGCTGAGCGCGGCGACCAGTTCGGTCAGCTTCATCTCCCCGACGGTCGCTGCCGAATTTGGCGCCGCGCACTTGATTCGTTCTGAAGGAGAGCCGGAAGAGTCGCAATATACGGCAATCTATGTCAAGCGAGATGGAAAATGGCTGCTCGATCGAGTCACCGAAGAAGACGTCCCCGTGGTCCACTCCAACTACGAACATTTGAAAGAGTTGGAATGGATGATCGGCTCTTGGCTGGACGAAGACGACCAGGCGACGGTCGCGACAACCTGCGAGTGGACGAAGAACCGCAATTTCATGACTCGCATGTTTACGGTCGCGGTGCGTGATCGGATTGAGGTTTCCGGCATGCAGATCATCGGCTGGGATCCTGGCGCCAAGCAGGTTCGCTCGTGGGTTTTCGACTCCGACGGCGGGTTCGGCGAGGGAGTCTGGAGCAAGAAGGGGAAAGCGTGGCAGGTTCAAGTCAGCGGAACGGCGCCCGATGGCAGCAAGTCTTCGTCGGTCAATATGTTTACCCCCGTGGATGACGACACCTTTTCGTGGGAATCGGTCTCGCGCGTCGCTGGGGGCGAACTCTTGCCCAATGTCGGTCCGTTACGCGTCAATCGACAATCGAGCCCGTAACCCTCACATCGCTTCCGGCGTGATACTCCTCCAATAATCGCTCCACTCCTGAGGGAGACAATGATGAAACGCATCCTGTTCTTTGTGCTGGTCGGGCTCGCAACGAGCCTCATGGTGGTCACCGACAGCTTTGCCCGCGGCGGTCGCGGGGGCGGCGGAGGTGGCCGAGGAGGCGGCGGATTTAGCGGGGGTGGCGGTGGATATCGTGGCGGTTCTTCGGTAAGCCGCTCTCCCGCCGTGAGCCGTCCCGCATCACGTCCTTCCGTTTCGCGCCCGTCGACGCCGAGCGTATCTCGCCCCAGCACCTCCCGTCCTAGCGTTTCGAATCCGAGTATTGGCAGCTCGCGTCCGGGAGGCTCAAGACCGGGAGGCGCAACGCCTTCGACTCGTCCGGGAAATGTCGCCGGCTCACGTCCTGGCGGAGTCACTGGGGGCGCTCGCCCCAGCCACAACGATCTCCAAAATTTCCTGGGACTGAGCCCTTCGACCGGGAACCGACCAAGCACTCTTCCTTCCGGTTCACGTCCAAGCACTCGGCCCGGAAACGTCGCCGCAGGTATTGCAGGCGGAGCGGCAGGCAGTGCTGCTGCCGACTTCCTTCGTGACTCCGGCGCTCGTCCCAGTACCCTGCCGGCACAACGACCCGGCGGCGGCGATCGACCAGGGATCGCAGATCGCCCCGGGGCAGGCGACCGTCCCGGCCCCGGAGATCGACCTGGTGTCGGCGACCGCCCAGGCGCTGGTGACCGGCCAGGCATCGCCGATCGGCCTGGTCCCGGAAATCGACCGATTGCCGACAACCGCCCCAATCGCATTGAAAACCGTGGGGATCGTCAGGAGATCCGCCAAGATCGCCGCAACGAAATTCGAGACCATGTTCACGACCATCCAATTCGCGATTTCTGGTCGGATCACCCGCTTTGGGGCGCATGGGCGATTACGCGTCCATTCCGCTGGGCGGCCTGGTCAGGCGTAGCAGGCTGGGGCAATTATGGTTGGTCCGAGCCGTACTATTACAACTACGGCGAAAACGTTTACTACGACGATGGTCAGGTCTATTACGGCGACGATCCGATTTGCACCGAGGCCGAATATGCCGCCCAGGCCGAAGCGATCGCCGCCAGCGCTCCGGAAACTCCTCCAGAACAAAGCGAGTGGATGTCGCTCGGCGTTTTTGCGCTAACGCCCGACGGACAAGAAGACGCGCCCGATCCGACCTTGTTCCTGCAACTTGTTTTGAGCAAGGAAGGGATCATTTCCGGCACGCTCAACAATACCGTCACCAGTCAAACGCAAACGATTGAAGGAATGGTCGACAAGAAGTCGCAGCGTTGCGCCTGGAATGTCGTCGGCAAGACGCGACCGATCATGGAGTGCGGGATCTCGAATCTAACGCAGGATACCGCTCCCACTTTGGTCCATTTCGCCGACGGAACGACGCAGCAGTGGCTGATGGTTCGCCTGGACGACCCGCAGGGTCAAAACCCGTAACATACTGGGAAGACAAGCAATGTTGAGGTTTGCAGGACCGATCGCCGCTTCGGCAGTCCTTTTTATTCTAGCCGGTTGCGGATCATCCCCTCCGGCGTCGCCGCCGCTTCGTCCGGTGCGAACGTTACAGGTTGGGAAACTTTCGGCCGTCGACAGCCGCGAGTTTCCCGGTCGCGCCAAAGCGAAAGATGAGGTCGAATTGTCGTTTCAGGTCGCCGGCCCCCTGATTTCGCTCCCGGTCGATGTGGGGGCTAACGTCAAAAAGGGAGATGTGATCGCCGTCATCGATCCGCGCGACTTTGAAGCGGCGCTGGCGAACAGTCAGGGCAACTTGGAACGGGCCAAGGCGAATCTGCTAGCGATGGAACGGGGCGCGCGGCCGGAAGAAATTGAACAACTGAAAGCGGCGGTTGATCAAGCGGTCGCATCCTACGACCAGGCGGCCGCAGAACATGCCCGCAATGAAGTGCTTGTCGTGTCCAAGACGGTATCGCAATCTGATTTTGATATTACTCTGGCAAGAAAACAGCGAACCGAAGCCGAGGTCAAAAACGCCAAAGAAGCGTTGAACATCGGCATGACCGGCGCCAGAGAAGAAGATCTGAACGCCAAGAAGGCGGAGATCCGCGCCTTGGAGGCGGCCGTCGCCGGCGCCAAAAACCAACTCGACTATTCCACGTTGACCGCTCCTTTCGACGCGGAAGTCGCCGCAAAATACGTCGAGAACTTTCAGTCGGTCCAGCCCAAGCAGAACATTGTCCGGCTCCTAAACACTTCCAAGATCGAAATCACCATTCAAGTTCCCGAAACGCTCATCTCGCTTGTGCCGCAGGTCAAGAGGGTCGCTTGTCGCTTCGACGCCTTTCCGGATCAAGAGTTCTTTGGCAAGGTGACCAAGATCGGCAGTGAAGCGTCGCAAACGACACGCACCTATCCGGTGACTATCGAGATCGATCAGCCGGAAGATGTTCGTATTTTGCCCGGCATGGCGGCGACGGTTCGCCACTCTCCGGAAGAGACCAACGGCGACGCGCCAACCGCCATGATCGTGCCCGCCAGCGCCTTGTTTACCCCCACCGACGCCCCCGGCAGTTTTGTCTGGATTGTCGATCCAAGCTCGAAGACGGTAGCCCGCCGCGAAGTGAAGACCGGAAAACTGACTCCCGTAGGCGTAACGATCGACGAAGGATTGGCCGGCGGCGACCTGGTCGTAATATCGGGCGCCAACATGCTTCGTGACGGCCAAGAGGTCAAGCTGCCGTGATTGTGCGGACCATCGTGCAGCGATGGTGACGACGGATCGAATAGTAGCGAACGCAAAACAACGAGAACGGGAACATCGATGAATCTGGCTGCCTTGGCAATTCGACAGCGAGCCGTCACCTATTTCGGCGTGTTTCTCGTCATAGCCGGCGGAATATTTTGCTACTTCCAGCTCGGACAGTTGGAAGACCCGGAGTTCTCCGTCAAGACGGCCGTGATCACCACCACCTATCCCGGCGCCACCGCCCAGCAGGTGGAACTGGAAGTGACCGATCGTATCGAGACCAAGCTGCAAGAGATGAGCGAGGTCAAGAACGTCTACTCCAATTCGCGGCCAGGACTTTCCATCATCAAGGTCGACATCAAAAGCAGCTATTGGTCCGATCGCCTTCCCCAGGTTTGGGACGTGCTGCGCAAGAAGGTGGCCGACGTCGAACCGACCCTGCCCAGCGGCGCCGGCAAACCGAAAGTGGGTGATGATTTCGGCTATGTGTTCGGCTTTCTGCTAGCCGTCAGCAGCGACGGTTTCAGCTACGCCGAGCTGGAAAAATACGTCAAAGATATGCGGAAGGAACTCAGCGTCGTCAAAGGGGTCGCCCGGGTCGATTTCTGGGGAGTGCAAGACAAGCGGATTTACCTCGAAGTATCATCGTCGCAATTGGCGGAATTGAATCTTACGCCCGCCCAGATCATCGATACGCTGCAAGGTCAAAACCTGGTTGTCGACTCGGGTGAAGTCGATTTCCAGTCGCAACGAATTCGCATCGCTCCGACCGGAGAATTTCGGGATCCGGTCGAAATTGGCGACCTCGCGATCGCCGGCGTCGTCGACGGTCGAGATGAGATCATCCGGATTCGCGACTTCGCGACGGTAAAGACCGGCTATATCGATCCTCCCATTCATTTGCTGCGTCACAACGGCCGCCAGGCGATTGCCTTGGCGATCGCTCCGGCCTCGGGCGAAAATGTCGTGGAAGTCGGCGAGAGGATCGACAATCGAATCAACGAGCTACTGGCCGATCTCCCAATTGGAATCAATGTCGAACGGATCTCGTGGCAATCGGATCAGGTGAGCGAGTCGATTCGCGCCTTCATGGTCAGCCTGATCGAAGCGGTCGCGATCGTCTTGGCTCTCTTGGCGGTAACGATGGGGATTCGCCCCGGCATTATCATCGGTATCAGCGGACTCGTCTTTCCGATTCTCGGCACATTCGTCGTTATGGCGATCGTAGGTATCGACCTTCATCGCATCTCGCTGGGGGCCTTGATCATCGCGATGGGGATGATGGTTGATAACGCCATCGTCGTTACGGATGGCATCATGGTCCGTATTGCGCAAGGAATGGATCGAGAAAAAGCGGCAATCGAAGCGGCGGGCGGACCAGCCATTCCGCTATTGGGCGCCACGATCGTCGCCTGCATGGCCTTCTTTCCGATCTTCGCTTCCAGCTACGACACCGGGGAATATGCCGGCAGTCTCTTCACGGTCGTTTTGATTTCGCTGTTGCTCAGTTGGGTCTTCTGCCAGACGGTCGCTCCGCTCCTTTGCATCGCGATGCTTCCTGGTCCGAAGTCGGGCGAAGCGATCCGTGATCCCTACCAAAGCAACTTCTACCAACTATTTCGGAATCTGTTGGGTTGGACGATTCGCTACCGGGTTTTGTTTCTGGCGAGCATGGTTGGGCTCCTATTCTTTTCCGTCTTCGCCTTTCGCTGGGTACCGCAACTCTACTTTCCCGACTCCAGCCGGCTGCAGGTCATGATTGACTACTGGGCGCCGGAAGGAACCCGCATTCAGCAAACAAGCGCCAACGTCGCCCGTATTGAGGAATTCGTCCGCCAGCAAGATGCGACCGTCTCGGTCAGCACGTTCATCGGTAAAGGGCCGCCGCGGTTCTACCTGCCGGTCAGCGCTGAAGATCCGTATTCGTCCTACGCGCAGATCATCATCAATACGAAAGACCTTGACGGCGTCAATCAGTTGGTCGCCGATACCGACGCGTGGGTCCAAGAGAACGTTCCCGAGGCGATGGTCCGCGTTCGGAAGTACGCCGTCGGCGCATTCGACGACTGGAAGATTGAAGCGAGATTCAGCGGGCCCGCCAACGCCGATCCTGAGACCTTGCGGAGCCTGGCGGAACAAGGCGCAAAGATATTGCGAGATACGCCGCTGGCGAAAGACGTTCGCGTCAATTGGCGCGAACCGGTTCAAGTACTCTCGCCGCAATTTAACGAAGAGCGAGCGCGCTGGGCCGGCGTCTCACGCGAGGACCTTTCCCGGACGATGCTGCGAGCGTCCGAAGGGGTTGTCGTTGGAAGCTACCGCCAGGAGGACGACGTCATTCCGATTGTCGCCCGCAATGTCGAAGCGGAAAGAGAACGAGCGGCGACTTCGCTGGACGAACTGCTAGTCACGCCGAGGTTATCGACGCATTCGGTGCCCGTCTCGCAGATCATCGACGGCGTGCAGTTGAAATGGGAAGATCCGCTAATCTGGCGTTGGGACCGACGCCGTGCGATCACCGTTCAATGCTCCCCCAACGGCGTCACGGCTCCAACTCTGCGCAATGAAATCGTGGAGGAATTCAACGCGATCGAGCTACCGCCCGGCTACCGTCTTGATTGGGATGGCGAATATTGGAGCGCCAAGCAATCGCAGGAAGCCCTGGCGCCGGGCATGGTTCCAGCGCTGGTCGTCATGCTGTTTATCTTGGTGGCGCTCTTTAACGGTTTTCGGCCGATGCTGATTTGTATCGGCGTGATCCCGTTTGTCATGATCGGGATTACCGGCGGCTTGCTCCTGACCCAGACTCCGTTTGGATTTATCGCGCTGCTCGGCGCGATGAGCTTGTCCGGCATGATGATCAAGAACGTGGTGGTGCTGCTCGATGAAGTCAACGTCAACCTGACGAAAGGCCTTTCCCCCTATCACGCGGTTGTTGAAGCGGCCGTCTCTCGTTTGAATCCGGTCGTGAATGCCGCCGGGACAACGGTGCTAGGCGTGCTACCGATGCTGCAGGACGTATTTTGGGTCGCACTGGCGGTGACGATCTTCTTTGGTTTGATCGTCGGGACGCTGTTAACCATGGTCATGGTCCCCACGCTCTACGCGCTGCTGTACCGCATTCCCGCTCCCAATGGTCAGGAGTCCGGGAATGGCGAGTAACCTGCAATCGCTGATTCGGCATACCCGCGTTGAGGAAATCGTCGGCGACGTAATCCGCCTGCGAGCGACGAACGTCGCCCTGGGCGATATGGCGGAAATTGAAAATACCGACGGCGAGACCTCGCTGGCTCGCGTGATTGGCATTCAGCGCGACTTGGTCAGTCTGCAGGTATTTGCTGGGGGAAAGGGGCTCTCGACTGACGCGACAGTAAGGTTCCAAGGAAAGCCGCTAGAGGTCGTCTACTCACCCAACATCCTCGGTCGGATCTTTCGCGGTTCCGGCGAACCGATGGACGGCGGTCCGGATCTCGCTTCGGATCCTCACGTGCGGGTCGCTGGTCCGACGGTTAATCCCGTCATGCGCGTCATGCCGACCAAGATGATCGAGACCCGCGTGCCAATGATCGATCTCTTCAACTGTTTGGTCGAAAGCCAAAAGATCCCGATCTTTACCGTGGCCGGCGAACCGCACAGCGAACTGCTAGCCCGCATCGGATTTCAAGCCGACGCCGACGTACTCGTCTTTGGCGGCCTCGGCTTGATCTTCGACGACTATCACTTTTTCCGAACCGCTTTCGAAGATCATGGCGTCTTCGGCCGCACGGTAATGTACGTCAATCAGGCCTCCGATCCCCTAGTCGAACGGCTGTTAGTTCCCGACATGGCCCTGGCTGTCGCCGAGCACTTCGCCGTGGAAGAGGGAAAACGGGTGCTTGTGTTGCTGACCGACATGACCGCTTACGCCGACGCAATGAAAGAGATCGGCGTCGCCCAGGAACGCATCCCCGCAGTCCGCGGCTACATGGGGGATCTCTATACGCAACTCGCTCAGCGTTATGAAAAGGCGTGCGATTTTAAGGGCGCCGGCTCGGTCACGATTCTTACCGTCACCACGATGCCCGGCGACGACGTTACGCATCCTGTTCCCGACAACACCGGTTATATCACCGAAGGTCAGTTCTACTTGCATAGCGGCATCATCGACCCGTTCGGATCGCTGTCGCGTCTCAAACAGCACGTGATTGGCAAAGCGACTAGAGAAGACCACTCGCAAATCATGAATACGATGATCCGCTTCTATTCCGAGTCGGTCGAGGCGCAACGGAAGCAGGCGATGGCGTTCGAGCTCTCCTCGTTCGACGTCAAGCTCCTGAAATTCGGAAAACTCTTTCGCGAACGTTTTATGGACATTCGCGTTTCACTTGGGGTGATCGAGGCGCTCGATCTTTGCTGGAAAACGCTGGGCGAATGCTTCGAGCCGCAAGAACTGCTCATGAAACAACACCTGGTCGACAAGTACTTCCCAAAATGATGTGACCGCGATGGCCAAGCTGCGACTCAGTAAGAATTCTCTGCAGCACGAGCTGCAACAATTGAAGCTGTACAAACGGTTGTTGCCATCGCTCGATCTGAAACGACGCCAACTGACGGTCGAAGCGAAGAAGGCACGAGCGGAACTCGCCGCAGCCGTCGAGGCGGCCGATTCTCTGGAGACGCGAATCGGGCAAGAGCTTCCCATGTTGGCCGATGACGACTTGGACGCTTCGGGGCTGGTCCGCATGGAAGGATACCGACTCGGCGAGCAAAACGTCGTCGGCATCCGGTTGCCGATTCTCGATCAGGTCGAGTTTGCGGTTTCGCCCTATTCCCGGATCGGCACGCCGGCCTGGACCGATCTTTTGGTCGGCCGTTTGAAAGCCGCCGCCGAGGCTCGCGTCCATGCACGGATCGCCGAACAGCGGGTCGCCATCCTTGATCAAGCGGTCCGCCGAATTACCCAGCGAGTGAATCTGTTTGAGAAGATTCTCATTCCCACCGCTAAGAAGAACATCCAGCGCATTCGGATCTACTTGGGGGATGCCGAACGAGCTGCGGTCGTAACGTCCAAACTTGCCAAAGGGAAACAACAGCACGCGAGCGGACCTTCGGATACGGAGGAACAGCCGGAATGAGCATTGTTCCCCTAGTTCGCGTTTCGCTCATCGGTATGAGTTGCGACAAGGCGTCGCTTCTCGACGATCTCTACCGGTTTGGATGCCTCGAGATCATCCCCCCCAGCGCGAACTCGACATCCTCTCCTGACCTGGAGGCGACCGAACGACCCCGTGAGGCGTTGCGTTTTCTGCTGGCATCGCCGCAACGCAGACGCCAGGCGCTCGATGCGTCTCGATTCGATGCGATCGAAGTCGAGTCGCAGGCATTGGAGTTGCAACAGCGATTGAGCGATCTTGAGGCGGAACGAGACGATGTTTTCCGTCGGCTCCAATTGGCTCTCCCCTTCGGAGATTTTGACTTCGCCGCGCCCGAGACGATGGCAGACTGGCGACTCTGGTTCTATGCCGTCCCTCGCAGCGAACGGAAGAAACTCCCCGAGACTTCAGGCGTAGATGAACAGGGAAATCGATTCGCCTGGGAACAAGTGCAAAGCGACAACAGCAACGTCTACTTGGTGGTGGTCTCGGAATCCGAGCCAACCTTCATGCCGACGCCGCGAATCGAAATTGGTTCGGTCGGCTCAAAGGCGCTTAAACGACGCTTGGAAGAGGTGGAGCTGGCGATTGAAGACGCTCAGGCGGAGCGCGCTTATCTTACGCGCTGGTGCGTACTTTTGTCGCAAAGTCTGACCGAGTTGCACGACGTCGCAATCCGAGAGATGGCGCTGCGTCACACCAGCGACAACGGAGAGTTGTTCGCCCTGGAGGCCTGGGTTCCCCAAGAGCACTATGAAGAACTCGGCCAATACGCTCAACAGCACGGCTACGCGTGCCAATATCGCCTGCCGACCATCGAGGACGCTCCGCCAACCTTCATGCGAAACGAAAAACGGATGGAGGCGGGAGAAGACCTAGTCAACTTTTACATGACCCCTGGCTACTGGACATGGGATCCCTCTTCCATCGTACTCGTTTCCTTCGCCA
This window of the Blastopirellula sediminis genome carries:
- a CDS encoding V-type ATP synthase subunit I, with translation MSIVPLVRVSLIGMSCDKASLLDDLYRFGCLEIIPPSANSTSSPDLEATERPREALRFLLASPQRRRQALDASRFDAIEVESQALELQQRLSDLEAERDDVFRRLQLALPFGDFDFAAPETMADWRLWFYAVPRSERKKLPETSGVDEQGNRFAWEQVQSDNSNVYLVVVSESEPTFMPTPRIEIGSVGSKALKRRLEEVELAIEDAQAERAYLTRWCVLLSQSLTELHDVAIREMALRHTSDNGELFALEAWVPQEHYEELGQYAQQHGYACQYRLPTIEDAPPTFMRNEKRMEAGEDLVNFYMTPGYWTWDPSSIVLVSFAIFFAMILSDAGYAAVLGLALAISWAWLGQPAPSLADGSAREDRDDDVSPTVGQRFRPMLLLIVVVSLVYGVLVGSYFGNTPPSDSLLGRLHLLDMNNSRLMMGISVLIGGLHVVLANVMDARRHADFRDGLASVGWALAVSSGLLLGAGAAIASLAPLKVVGGIGVVIGLLLVVAFTAWRESPLPRLLQGLLGLTKISAAFGDVLSYLRLFALGLASASLATAFNDMAEGIRASLPRLGLLLALLILLFGHSLNLLLGISSGVIHGLRLNVIEFFNWGLKDEGRRFSPFRRREGSLWK